A window of the Hordeum vulgare subsp. vulgare chromosome 5H, MorexV3_pseudomolecules_assembly, whole genome shotgun sequence genome harbors these coding sequences:
- the LOC123397228 gene encoding putative gamma-glutamylcyclotransferase At3g02910, whose protein sequence is MAQRKRPKKAIYTVQLGTLFFSPFWFFRIKVLRESRLAEERRFEGIMEAASASASAATMVFVYGTLKRGFPNHPRLAAFNCPFAGAASTAAPASLVIGPYSVPFLLPTPTPSSGRLVSGELYSASPSAVADLDLLEGTHLGVYERRRITVVVDGATKEVEAEAYFANASYAEALWLRCGGEAAEIAEYTMEHAGRYVPPSGRSPGVSGLMDAVRGFLATAPPAN, encoded by the exons ATGGCCCAACGGAAGAGGCCCAAAAAGGCTATCTACACTGTCCAGTTGGGCACGTTATTTTTTAGCCCCTTCTGGTTTTTCCGGATTAAAGTGCTGCGCGAGAGCCGATTGGCTGAGGAACGGAGGTTCGAGGGAATAATGGaggcggcgtcggcgtcggcgtcggcggcgACGATGGTGTTCGTGTACGGCACCCTGAAGCGCGGGTTTCCCAACCACCCCCGCCTCGCCGCCTTCAACTGCCCCTTCGCCGGAGcggcctccaccgccgccccagcCTCCCTCGTCATCGGGCCCTACTCCGTCCCCTTCCTCCTCCCCACCCCGACTCCGTCCTCCGGCCGCCTGGTCTCCGGCGAGCTCTACTCCGCGTCTCCCAGCGCCGTCGCCGACCTCGACTTGCTAGAG GGCACTCACCTCGGCGTCTACGAGCGCCGGCGGATCACCGTCGTGGTTGACGGGGCGACTAAAGAGGTGGAGGCAGAGGCTTACTTCGCGAACGCGAGCTACGCGGAGGCCCTGTGGCTGCGCTGCGGCGGCGAGGCGGCCGAGATCGCGGAGTACACCATGGAGCACGCGGGCAGGTACGTCCCGCCCAGTGGCCGCTCTCCCGGCGTCTCCGGGCTCATGGATGCCGTCCGTGGCTTCCTCGCCACCGCTCCGCCAGCGAATTGA
- the LOC123397227 gene encoding uncharacterized protein LOC123397227 isoform X2: protein MAAAAGDEPETTVEVKLRAVGPSRPTTIRLPPLISVADLRRSVALDRRLPEDRLRLVLRGTTLPWGDDTHVNLRDGDSLIVAVAPKPPAKHLRDDDDDDSADEEELKFKIPQTTTWWKKRIFIFLREKLRLPDILLMALFSVTMKAWIIITLWFLLAPIARKYEVGPLYKWCYSFHSAISNVRIGARFQFIDR, encoded by the exons ATGGCCGCCGCAGCGGGCGACGAGCCGGAGACGACGGTAGAGGTGAAGCTGCGCGCCGTTGGTCCGTCGAGGCCCACCACCATCCGCCTCCCCCCGCTTATCTCG GTTGCCGATCTGCGCCGCAGCGTCGCTCTCGACCGGCGTCTCCCAGAAGACCGCCTCCGCCTGGTCCTCCGGGGGACGACTCTCCCTTGGGGAGACGACACCCATGTCAACCTCCGCGACGGGG ATAGCCTTATAGTGGCCGTGGCACCTAAACCACCTGCTAAGCATCTccgcgacgatgatgatgacgactccGCTGATGAAGAAGAACTG AAGTTCAaaatacctcaaacaacaacttggtggaagaaaagaattttcatatttCTTCGAGAAAAACTGAGATTACCCG ATATCTTGTTGATGGCACTATTTTCTGTCACTATGAAAGCATGGATTATTATCACGCTATGGTTCCTGTTGGCGCCTATTGCTCGAAAGTATGAGGTTGGACCTTTATAT AAATGGTGCTACAGTTTCCATAGTGCAATTAGCAATGTTCGAATTGGTGCTAGATTTCAGTTTATTGACAGGTAA
- the LOC123397227 gene encoding uncharacterized protein LOC123397227 isoform X1 — translation MAAAAGDEPETTVEVKLRAVGPSRPTTIRLPPLISVADLRRSVALDRRLPEDRLRLVLRGTTLPWGDDTHVNLRDGDSLIVAVAPKPPAKHLRDDDDDDSADEEELKFKIPQTTTWWKKRIFIFLREKLRLPDILLMALFSVTMKAWIIITLWFLLAPIARKYEVGPLYILATGFLIILLNLGRRQQGDVSAYSIFNEDFREIPGTFNAERIDRDLRAGQL, via the exons ATGGCCGCCGCAGCGGGCGACGAGCCGGAGACGACGGTAGAGGTGAAGCTGCGCGCCGTTGGTCCGTCGAGGCCCACCACCATCCGCCTCCCCCCGCTTATCTCG GTTGCCGATCTGCGCCGCAGCGTCGCTCTCGACCGGCGTCTCCCAGAAGACCGCCTCCGCCTGGTCCTCCGGGGGACGACTCTCCCTTGGGGAGACGACACCCATGTCAACCTCCGCGACGGGG ATAGCCTTATAGTGGCCGTGGCACCTAAACCACCTGCTAAGCATCTccgcgacgatgatgatgacgactccGCTGATGAAGAAGAACTG AAGTTCAaaatacctcaaacaacaacttggtggaagaaaagaattttcatatttCTTCGAGAAAAACTGAGATTACCCG ATATCTTGTTGATGGCACTATTTTCTGTCACTATGAAAGCATGGATTATTATCACGCTATGGTTCCTGTTGGCGCCTATTGCTCGAAAGTATGAGGTTGGACCTTTATAT ATACTTGCGACAGGTTTCTTGATCATACTTCTTAACCTTGGAAGACGACAACAAGGTGATGTTAG TGCATACTCCATATTTAATGAAGACTTCAGGGAGATTCCAGGAACATTTAACGCGGAACGCATAGATAGAGACCTCCGGGCAGGTCAATTGTAA
- the LOC123397229 gene encoding uncharacterized protein LOC123397229, producing MGYLKKDKGKKAQKVVQTDSFWKGVDIAVNFFEPMANVLRRVDSDVPAMGVFHGCMLDARKEICLRFDNDESRFKAVMDIIDKRWDNKLKTPLHLAGYFLNPYYYYPNKNAIENDGSFRAAVIHCITRMIQDEMLQEEIIDELNIYEEEAHSFGTDIATRQRRNKIFDPAKW from the exons ATGGGGTACTTAAAGAAGGACAAGGGTAAGAAAGCTCAAAAGGTTGTGCAAACTGATTCCTTTTGGAAAGGTGTTGACATTGCTGTGAATTTCTTTGAGCCAATGGCTAATGTGCTGAGAAGGGTGGATAGTGATGTGCCGGCGATGGGAGTCTTCCATGGTTGTATGCTAGATGCGAGAAAGGAAATTTGTTTGAGGTTTGACAATGATGAGAGTCGCTTCAAAGCTGTTATGGATATCATTGACAAGAGGTGGGACAACAAACTGAAGACGCCACTACATTTGGCTGGGTACTTTCTCAATCCCTACTACTACTATCCAAACAAGAATGCGATCGAGAATGATGGATCATTCAGAGCAGCGGTCATCCATTGCATTACAAGGATGATTCAAGATGAAATGTTGCAAGAAGAGATTATTGATGAACTCAACATATATGAAGAAGAGGCCCACTCTTTTGGAACGGACATTGCCACGCGGCAGAGAAGAAACAAAATTTTTGATCCAG CAAAATGGTGA